From Micromonospora rifamycinica, a single genomic window includes:
- a CDS encoding FecCD family ABC transporter permease, whose product MSTTTLDAVTRGRVRRRRRRHAVLAALAGAVAGMIVVSLMVGQTVYPAGDVLRVILGETVPGASFTVGELRLPRTVLALSAGLCFGMGGVTFQTMLRNPLASPDIIGISSAASAAAAFGIIVLGLGETGVSIFAIVAALGVAVLIYLLSFKDGVAGTRLVLIGIGIAAMLNSATAYVLDQAGQWDLQAATRWLNGSLNGSTWDEAVPVLVALAVCGPLLLSQARSLTMLQLGDDTAAALGTRRERTRLVSIVAAVGLIAFATSATGPIAFVAFLAGPIAARLVGSGGSPLVPSALVGALLVLVADFLGQFAFDVRFPVGVITGVLGAPYLIYLLVRTNRAGGSL is encoded by the coding sequence GTGAGCACCACGACCCTCGACGCGGTCACCCGGGGCCGGGTCCGGCGCCGCCGCCGACGGCACGCCGTGTTGGCCGCCCTCGCCGGGGCGGTGGCCGGCATGATCGTCGTCTCGCTGATGGTCGGGCAGACCGTCTACCCGGCCGGCGACGTGCTGCGGGTGATCCTCGGCGAGACCGTGCCCGGCGCCTCGTTCACCGTCGGTGAACTCCGGCTGCCCCGGACCGTCCTGGCGCTGTCGGCCGGGCTCTGCTTCGGCATGGGCGGCGTCACCTTCCAGACCATGCTGCGCAACCCGCTGGCCAGCCCCGACATCATCGGCATCAGCTCGGCGGCGAGCGCCGCCGCGGCCTTCGGCATCATCGTGCTCGGCCTCGGCGAGACGGGCGTCTCGATCTTCGCGATCGTCGCCGCGCTCGGCGTCGCCGTCCTCATCTACCTGCTGTCGTTCAAAGACGGGGTGGCCGGCACCCGGCTCGTGCTGATCGGCATCGGCATCGCCGCCATGCTCAACAGCGCCACGGCGTACGTCCTCGACCAGGCCGGCCAGTGGGACCTGCAGGCGGCGACCCGCTGGCTCAACGGCAGCCTCAACGGCTCCACCTGGGACGAGGCCGTTCCGGTGCTGGTCGCGCTGGCCGTGTGCGGTCCGCTGCTGCTGAGCCAGGCCCGGAGCCTGACCATGCTGCAACTCGGTGACGACACCGCCGCCGCGCTCGGCACCCGGCGGGAACGCACCCGGCTGGTCTCGATCGTCGCCGCCGTCGGCCTGATCGCGTTCGCCACCTCGGCGACCGGGCCGATCGCGTTCGTGGCCTTCCTGGCCGGGCCGATCGCCGCCCGGCTGGTCGGCTCCGGCGGTTCGCCGCTGGTGCCGTCCGCGCTGGTCGGCGCGCTACTGGTGCTGGTCGCCGACTTCCTCGGCCAGTTCGCCTTCGACGTCCGCTTCCCGGTGGGGGTGATCACCGGGGTGCTCGGCGCTCCGTACCTCATCTACCTGCTCGTCCGCACGAACCGCGCCGGAGGCTCGCTGTGA